Proteins from one Drosophila gunungcola strain Sukarami chromosome 3R, Dgunungcola_SK_2, whole genome shotgun sequence genomic window:
- the LOC128262985 gene encoding protein hemingway isoform X1 produces MSDAGENSDEEYYAEESFEEDSQSEVEEQETAEEEEEVEEEGEDEDEENVESEEPDPNIARLLEESDTQSESDMEAEFLRGNPHARRQMATRTSGGFNRDRMVSYMSSSSEDESQVVITKTVAEVNQLSLRLDTSLEDETPSVRTLMPGSAHSPTKEENVDEDDNEGDDDEDAEVEEVEEEEELQEDADDAQSDGTMDSNDGRQPVEGSDEEDGTDVEVEQLEEDEPLVTAVCKKTVQQKMQLAQEDIVSLVDASDNSSEHSVVTMGAPGDETDVTLADDSPRFRKQHPETETESETVIERTDPEEDQMDNPIQNLNELADASLAQQPDLARVRYLEQQMTQMSELIMKSFQINGGAPNSQAFEQLAMATELMQQRSHRLEETESEMASMTESAMTSARSLGGGRPPIRMRVQRSQEALITTRSSRLVRPKCRCPSESDLLVQEQELERGQQLGQSLKPNERDLGMGMGEGYFEDECGQGDGLMRHPQQRKPPEFDRRANSGTPSSFNSDGCDYPINVSRSRCSNDKVNYKNAGRKSYSFTNPQLREIERQNQILLRKMMTVKPTATIKASTSSLKFNAPDKQRQQPPAPRLSSAAVNRKKFQRQVDLDNELLKRKLEAIGTRRPQFK; encoded by the exons ATGTCGGACGCTGGAGAAAACTCTGATGAGGAGTACTATGCGGAGGAGTCCTTTGAGGAGGACTCGCAATCGGAGGTGGAGGAGCAGGAGACAGCggaagaagaggaagaagtGGAGGAAGAGGgggaggatgaggatgaggagaATGTTGAGTCCGAGGAGCCCGATCCAAACATAGCTCGCCTGCTGGAGGAGAGCGACACGCAGAGCGAAAGTGATATGGAGGCCGAGTTCCTTCGCGGAAAC CCACACGCCCGTCGCCAGATGGCCACCCGAACCTCTGGTGGTTTCAATCGCGATCGCATGGTATCCTACATGAGCTCCTCGTCGGAGGACGAGAGCCAGGTGGTCATCACCAAGACGGTGGCCGAGGTCAATCAACTCAGTCTGCGACTGGACACGTCTCTGGAGGATGAGACGCCCTCGGTGCGCACTCTGATGCCAGGCAGTGCCCATTCCCCGACTAAGGAAGAGAACGTGGACGAGGACGATAACGAGggggacgacgacgaggatgcTGAAGTCGAGGAAGtcgaagaggaggaggaacTTCAAGAAGACGCGGACGATGCCCAAAGCGATGGCACCATGGACTCGAACGATGGTCGCCAACCCGTTGAAGGCAGCGATGAGGAGGACGGCACGGATGTGGAAGTGGAGCAACTGGAGGAGGACGAGCCGCTAGTCACCGCAGTTTGCAAAAAGACTGTGCAGCAGAAGATGCAGCTGGCTCAGGAGGACATTGTTTCGCTGGTGGATGCCAGCGACAACAGCAGTGAGCACAGTGTGGTCACCATGGGTGCGCCAGGTGATGAGACGGATGTTACCCTGGCAGATGACTCTCCCCGGTTCCGAAAGCAG CATCCAGAAACCGAAACAGAGTCGGAAACAGTAATTGAGAGAACAGATCCTGAGGAGGATCAAATGGACAATCCCATTCAAAACCTCAATGAGCTTGCCGATGCCTCGCTAGCCCAGCAACCTGATCTGGCTAGAGTGCGATATTTGGAACAGCAGATGACCCAGATGTCGGAGCTAATTATGAAGTCCTTCCAGATCAACGGAGGAGCGCCCAATAGCCAGGCCTTCGAACAACTTGCCATGGCCACGGAGCTAATGCAACAGCGCAGCCACAGGCTCGAGGAAACTGAATCCGAGATGGCTTCGATGACGGAATCGGCAATGACCAGTGCCCGAAGCTTGGGAGGAGGTAGACCCCCGATTAGGATGCGTGTGCAGCGCTCCCAGGAGGCGTTAATCACGACGCGATCTTCCAGGCTGGTCAGACCCAAGTGCAGGTGTCCCTCGGAATCGGATCTTCTCGTGCAGGAGCAGGAACTGGAGAGGGGTCAGCAGTTGGGTCAGAGTCTGAAACCGAACGAGCGGGATCTGGGCATGGGAATGGGCGAAGGTTACTTCGAGGACGAGTGTGGGCAGGGAGATGGGCTTATGAGGCATCCGCAACAGCGCAAACCGCCGGAGTTTGACAGGCGAGCCAACAGCGGTACTCCGAGCAGCTTCAACAGCGATGGCTGCGATTATCCTATTAATGTCTCGCGTTCCCGCTGCTCCAACGATAAGGTCAA CTACAAAAATGCGGGGCGCAAGAGCTACAGTTTTACGAATCCACAGCTACGTGAGATCGAGCGCCAGAACCAGATCCTGCTCCGAAAGATGATGACGGTGAAGCCGACGGCCACAATCAAAGCGAGCACCAGTAGCCTGAAGTTCAACGCCCCCGATAAG cagcgacaacagcCGCCGGCGCCGCGCCTTTCCAGCGCTGCCGTGAACCGGAAGAAGTTCCAGCGTCAGGTAGATCTGGACAACGAACTGCTCAAGCGGAAACTGGAGGCCATCGGCACCCGGCGACCGCAATTCAAGTGA
- the LOC128261808 gene encoding patj homolog isoform X1 — translation MVLSTEWSQVEVIDLINDGNGLGFILVGGRSTGVVIKALTPGGVAERDGRLQLGDHLLQIGEVTLRGYSSEQVATVLRQTGAQVRLIVARPVEPTAIDYQTLACQAPIIPTKLLSDPEELSRHLFQNPSFATAAAAAAAAAAAAAAAGSSGGAGLDVASLVGLVRGGPAEGSELSAVEPAQLQISELGDLADFPLPPIPGGNPLLTESNAGQRPCPRLDLDIVPFSILSPPPRPALQLLPLETQWRSVQDQNQHIETVIADSKRKKLLANEDGGSASASGSVSGSGSGSPEDSYMDSPETETYVVELHKNVYGLGITVAGYVCEEEDLSGIFVKSIIEGSAAETSGQIQINDRIVAVDGRSLSGVTNHQAVELLRNTDIVVHLTLERFLRGRKYEHLQVALTEIKGSSARSVLDRNQDKDPDQESQLSMPGSPSIATLSWLPPKSLDADSIATEGDEVVDAEDVGVSGAEDECLELPSRDTVESNMSHVLDRSDHSGGGVIRPKISPIAPLTNGRSLNLADDSGNDTDEQCPEPEAEMETETETARAKKVSKPESERGITELEDLDTDPGQMPTPTNEAPVKVASPTAASLRVAWKSEFPDSEIIVAEINKLSGLGISLEGTVDVECGIEKRPHHYIRSILADGPVGRQGILRPGDELLQVNEHKLQGLRHTDVVKILKELPARVKLVCARGTRVPSVINTSQNPEAFETRSLLPGGHQSLQNLLSKAQSESSLYTSSTATLTDAGAAGGGAGGSGGNGAAGGARSKSLENVSGLALWSCEVTAVDIEKTEQGFGFSILDYQDPLDSEGSVIVIRGLIRGGAAEATNEIYPGDRLMSVGDRLLQGLELDEAVSILKAMPPGLTRLGICRPLSASDSNSNSNIASPLGDSAST, via the coding sequence ATGGTTCTCAGCACCGAATGGTCGCAGGTCGAGGTTATCGATCTGATCAACGATGGCAACGGCCTGGGCTTCATCCTCGTCGGCGGGCGCAGCACCGGGGTGGTGATCAAGGCCCTCACAccggggggcgtggccgagCGGGACGGGCGCCTGCAGCTGGGCGACCACCTGCTGCAGATCGGCGAGGTCACGCTGCGGGGCTACAGCTCGGAGCAGGTGGCCACAGTTCTTCGTCAGACCGGAGCTCAGGTGCGTCTGATAGTGGCGCGGCCGGTGGAGCCGACGGCCATCGATTACCAAACGCTGGCCTGTCAGGCGCCGATTATACCAACTAAGCTCCTCTCCGACCCGGAAGAACTGTCGCGTCATCTCTTCCAGAATCCGAGTTTTGccactgccgccgccgccgcagcagccgctGCAGCAGCGGCTGCAGCAGCGGGCTCCAGCGGAGGCGCCGGCTTGGATGTGGCCAGCCTGGTGGGTCTGGTGCGCGGCGGTCCCGCGGAGGGCTCCGAACTGTCCGCCGTGGAACCGGCTCAGTTGCAGATCAGCGAGCTGGGCGACCTGGCCGACTTTCCACTGCCTCCGATTCCGGGCGGCAATCCGCTGCTCACGGAATCCAATGCTGGCCAGCGACCTTGTCCGCGCCTGGATCTGGACATAGTGCCCTTCTCGATACTATCGCCCCCGCCACGCCCCGCCCTGCAGCTGCTGCCCCTGGAGACCCAATGGCGGTCCGTTCAGGATCAGAACCAGCACATTGAGACTGTGATAGCCGACAGCAAGCGCAAGAAGCTGTTGGCCAATGAGGATGGCGGCTCCGCTTCCGCATCCGGTTCCGTTTCCGGCTCGGGTTCCGGTTCCCCCGAAGACTCGTACATGGACTCGCCGGAAACGGAAACCTACGTGGTGGAGCTTCACAAAAACGTCTACGGCCTGGGCATAACCGTGGCCGGCTATGTCTGCGAAGAGGAGGATCTCTCGGGCATTTTCGTGAAGAGCATCATCGAAGGCAGCGCCGCGGAGACAAGTGGCCAGATCCAGATCAACGATCGCATTGTGGCCGTGGACGGCAGGTCTCTGTCCGGGGTGACCAATCACCAGGCGGTGGAGCTGCTGCGCAACACCGACATCGTGGTTCATCTGACTCTGGAGCGGTTCCTGAGAGGCCGGAAGTATGAGCATTTGCAAGTGGCCCTAACGGAAATCAAAGGCAGCAGCGCGCGCTCCGTCCTGGACAGAAATCAGGACAAGGATCCGGACCAGGAGTCGCAGCTATCCATGCCCGGGTCACCCTCGATAGCCACGCTGAGCTGGCTGCCGCCCAAATCTCTGGATGCCGACTCAATAGCCACCGAAGGCGACGAGGTCGTGGATGCGGAGGATGTGGGCGTTTCGGGGGCGGAGGATGAGTGCCTCGAACTGCCATCTCGGGACACCGTGGAGTCGAACATGTCGCACGTGCTGGACCGCAGTGATCACAGTGGCGGCGGAGTGATAAGGCCCAAGATCAGTCCCATAGCTCCGCTGACCAATGGCCGCAGCTTAAACCTGGCCGATGACAGTGGCAATGACACCGATGAGCAGTGTCCAGAGCCGGAAGCGGAAatggaaacggaaacggaaacggcaAGGGCCAAAAAGGTATCGAAGCCGGAGTCGGAGCGGGGTATCACAGAGCTTGAGGATCTGGACACCGATCCCGGCCAGATGCCAACGCCCACGAACGAGGCGCCTGTGAAAGTGGCCAGCCCGACCGCCGCCTCGCTGCGCGTGGCCTGGAAAAGTGAGTTTCCCGACAGTGAAATTATAGTTgccgaaataaataaactttcagGTCTAGGGATCAGCCTGGAAGGCACCGTGGACGTGGAGTGCGGCATTGAGAAGCGTCCGCACCACTATATCCGCTCCATACTGGCCGACGGGCCGGTGGGGCGCCAGGGCATCCTGCGGCCGGGAGACGAGCTCCTCCAGGTGAACGAACACAAGCTCCAGGGCTTGCGGCACACCGATGTTGTCAAGATCCTCAAGGAGCTGCCCGCCAGGGTTAAGTTGGTCTGCGCCCGCGGCACTCGCGTTCCGTCGGTGATAAATACCTCGCAAAACCCGGAGGCCTTTGAAACGCGCAGCCTTTTGCCCGGTGGCCACCAGAGTCTCCAGAACCTGCTGAGCAAGGCCCAATCGGAGAGCTCTCTCTACACGTCCAGCACGGCGACTCTAACGGATGCAGGCGCAGCTGGCGGCGGAGCAGGAGGATCGGGGGGGAATGGAGCAGCTGGAGGAGCTCGCTCCAAGTCCCTGGAAAACGTTTCCGGGCTGGCGCTGTGGAGCTGCGAAGTGACCGCCGTGGATATCGAGAAAACGGAGCAGGGATTCGGGTTCTCCATCCTGGACTACCAGGACCCACTGGACTCGGAAGGCAGTGTGATCGTGATTCGCGGCCTGATACGCGGTGGTGCTGCAGAGGCAACCAATGAGATCTACCCGGGCGATCGCCTGATGAGCGTCGGCGACCGCCTGCTCCAGGGGCTCGAGCTGGACGAGGCGGTGTCCATCCTGAAGGCCATGCCGCCGGGACTCACCCGCCTGGGCATCTGCCGACCCCTCTCCGCCTCggacagcaacagcaacagcaatataGCCTCGCCGCTCGGCGATTCGGCCAGCACATAG
- the LOC128262997 gene encoding 3'-5' exonuclease, with amino-acid sequence MDKYLIKMPIKSKTNAVSNQEKPVAKKETPKMSAKQLKKDTPKELKDKENTGEDNTPKQTKSGRPGRPASKRKALDTPEVKDEKVEADSENPPKRRSSRVTRSTRSMAEDGPPSPEKEKPEKLPFIKYKGAIKYFTESQDIAASADDVLQWVEKQKDEVVPMAFDMEWPFSFQTGPGKSAVIQICVDEKCCYIYQLTNLKKLPAALVALINHPKVRLHGVNIKNDFRKLARDFTEVSAEPLIEKCVDLGVWCNEVCETGGRWSLDRLTNFIAKKAVDKNKKVRMSKWHVIPLDENQLMYAAIDVYIGQVIYRELERREKAKLKNEEEFKDQNGDAAFKAVKALGETFLTKINEVTL; translated from the exons ATGGACaaatacttaattaaaatgcctATTAAATCGAAAACAAATGCTGTGTCCAACCAG GAGAAACCGGTCGCTAAAAAAGAGACTCCCAAAATGTCAGccaaacaattgaaaaaagatACTCCAAAGGAG TTGAAAGACAAGGAAAATACTGGCGAGGACAATACcccaaagcaaacaaaatcagGCAGACCTGGCAGACCGGCTTCCAAGCGAAAGGCTTTAGATACTCCAGAAGTG AAAGATGAGAAGGTTGAGGCGGATAGTGAGAATCCGCCCAAGCGCCGGAGTTCCCGAGTCACAAGGAGCACACGTTCCATGGCAGAGGATGGACCTCCCTCTCCGGAAAAGGAAAAACCAGAGAAGCTACCATTCATCAAGTACAAGGGGGCTATTAAGTACTTTACGGAGAGTCAGGATATAGCAGCATCCGCTGACGATGTTTT GCAATGGGTGGAGAAGCAGAAGGACGAGGTAGTGCCCATGGCTTTTGACATGGAGTGGCCCTTCTCCTTCCAAACCGGCCCTGGCAAGTCCGCCGTCATCCAAATTTGTGTGGACGAGAAGTGCTGCTATATCTACCAGTTGACCAATCTTAAGAAGCTGCCTGCGGCCCTGGTGGCCCTAATCAATCATCCCAAAGTGCGCCTGCATGGTGTGAACATAAAGAA TGATTTCCGCAAGCTGGCGCGTGACTTTACCGAGGTTTCCGCTGAACCCCTGATTGAAAAGTGCGTGGACTTGGGCGTGTGGTGCAATGAGGTTTGTGAGACTGGCGGTCGTTGGAGTTTAGACCGTTTAACCAATTTCATAGCCAAGAAGGCGGTGGACAAGAACAAGAAGGTGCGCATGAGCAAGTGGCATGTCATTCCGCTGGACGAGAATCAACTGATGTACGCCGCCATCGATGTCTAT ATTGGTCAGGTTATCTATCGGGAATTGGAGCGGCGCGAGAAGGCAAAGCTCAAAAATGAAGAAGAGTTTAAGGATCAGAACGGAGATGCAGCCTTTAAAGCTGTTAAAGCCTTGGGAGAAACTTTTCTGACCAAGATTAACGAGGTGACTCTGTGa
- the LOC128262985 gene encoding protein hemingway isoform X2, with protein MSDAGENSDEEYYAEESFEEDSQSEVEEQETAEEEEEVEEEGEDEDEENVESEEPDPNIARLLEESDTQSESDMEAEFLRGNPHARRQMATRTSGGFNRDRMVSYMSSSSEDESQVVITKTVAEVNQLSLRLDTSLEDETPSVRTLMPGSAHSPTKEENVDEDDNEGDDDEDAEVEEVEEEEELQEDADDAQSDGTMDSNDGRQPVEGSDEEDGTDVEVEQLEEDEPLVTAVCKKTVQQKMQLAQEDIVSLVDASDNSSEHSVVTMGAPGDETDVTLADDSPRFRKQHPETETESETVIERTDPEEDQMDNPIQNLNELADASLAQQPDLARVRYLEQQMTQMSELIMKSFQINGGAPNSQAFEQLAMATELMQQRSHRLEETESEMASMTESAMTSARSLGGGRPPIRMRVQRSQEALITTRSSRLVRPKCRCPSESDLLVQEQELERGQQLGQSLKPNERDLGMGMGEGYFEDECGQGDGLMRHPQQRKPPEFDRRANSGTPSSFNSDGCDYPINVSRSRCSNDKVNYKNAGRKSYSFTNPQLREIERQNQILLRKMMTVKPTATIKASTSSLKFNAPDKRQQPPAPRLSSAAVNRKKFQRQVDLDNELLKRKLEAIGTRRPQFK; from the exons ATGTCGGACGCTGGAGAAAACTCTGATGAGGAGTACTATGCGGAGGAGTCCTTTGAGGAGGACTCGCAATCGGAGGTGGAGGAGCAGGAGACAGCggaagaagaggaagaagtGGAGGAAGAGGgggaggatgaggatgaggagaATGTTGAGTCCGAGGAGCCCGATCCAAACATAGCTCGCCTGCTGGAGGAGAGCGACACGCAGAGCGAAAGTGATATGGAGGCCGAGTTCCTTCGCGGAAAC CCACACGCCCGTCGCCAGATGGCCACCCGAACCTCTGGTGGTTTCAATCGCGATCGCATGGTATCCTACATGAGCTCCTCGTCGGAGGACGAGAGCCAGGTGGTCATCACCAAGACGGTGGCCGAGGTCAATCAACTCAGTCTGCGACTGGACACGTCTCTGGAGGATGAGACGCCCTCGGTGCGCACTCTGATGCCAGGCAGTGCCCATTCCCCGACTAAGGAAGAGAACGTGGACGAGGACGATAACGAGggggacgacgacgaggatgcTGAAGTCGAGGAAGtcgaagaggaggaggaacTTCAAGAAGACGCGGACGATGCCCAAAGCGATGGCACCATGGACTCGAACGATGGTCGCCAACCCGTTGAAGGCAGCGATGAGGAGGACGGCACGGATGTGGAAGTGGAGCAACTGGAGGAGGACGAGCCGCTAGTCACCGCAGTTTGCAAAAAGACTGTGCAGCAGAAGATGCAGCTGGCTCAGGAGGACATTGTTTCGCTGGTGGATGCCAGCGACAACAGCAGTGAGCACAGTGTGGTCACCATGGGTGCGCCAGGTGATGAGACGGATGTTACCCTGGCAGATGACTCTCCCCGGTTCCGAAAGCAG CATCCAGAAACCGAAACAGAGTCGGAAACAGTAATTGAGAGAACAGATCCTGAGGAGGATCAAATGGACAATCCCATTCAAAACCTCAATGAGCTTGCCGATGCCTCGCTAGCCCAGCAACCTGATCTGGCTAGAGTGCGATATTTGGAACAGCAGATGACCCAGATGTCGGAGCTAATTATGAAGTCCTTCCAGATCAACGGAGGAGCGCCCAATAGCCAGGCCTTCGAACAACTTGCCATGGCCACGGAGCTAATGCAACAGCGCAGCCACAGGCTCGAGGAAACTGAATCCGAGATGGCTTCGATGACGGAATCGGCAATGACCAGTGCCCGAAGCTTGGGAGGAGGTAGACCCCCGATTAGGATGCGTGTGCAGCGCTCCCAGGAGGCGTTAATCACGACGCGATCTTCCAGGCTGGTCAGACCCAAGTGCAGGTGTCCCTCGGAATCGGATCTTCTCGTGCAGGAGCAGGAACTGGAGAGGGGTCAGCAGTTGGGTCAGAGTCTGAAACCGAACGAGCGGGATCTGGGCATGGGAATGGGCGAAGGTTACTTCGAGGACGAGTGTGGGCAGGGAGATGGGCTTATGAGGCATCCGCAACAGCGCAAACCGCCGGAGTTTGACAGGCGAGCCAACAGCGGTACTCCGAGCAGCTTCAACAGCGATGGCTGCGATTATCCTATTAATGTCTCGCGTTCCCGCTGCTCCAACGATAAGGTCAA CTACAAAAATGCGGGGCGCAAGAGCTACAGTTTTACGAATCCACAGCTACGTGAGATCGAGCGCCAGAACCAGATCCTGCTCCGAAAGATGATGACGGTGAAGCCGACGGCCACAATCAAAGCGAGCACCAGTAGCCTGAAGTTCAACGCCCCCGATAAG cgacaacagcCGCCGGCGCCGCGCCTTTCCAGCGCTGCCGTGAACCGGAAGAAGTTCCAGCGTCAGGTAGATCTGGACAACGAACTGCTCAAGCGGAAACTGGAGGCCATCGGCACCCGGCGACCGCAATTCAAGTGA
- the LOC128261808 gene encoding patj homolog isoform X2 yields the protein MVLSTEWSQVEVIDLINDGNGLGFILVGGRSTGVVIKALTPGGVAERDGRLQLGDHLLQIGEVTLRGYSSEQVATVLRQTGAQVRLIVARPVEPTAIDYQTLACQAPIIPTKLLSDPEELSRHLFQNPSFATAAAAAAAAAAAAAAAGSSGGAGLDVASLVGLVRGGPAEGSELSAVEPAQLQISELGDLADFPLPPIPGGNPLLTESNAGQRPCPRLDLDIVPFSILSPPPRPALQLLPLETQWRSVQDQNQHIETVIADSKRKKLLANEDGGSASASGSVSGSGSGSPEDSYMDSPETETYVVELHKNVYGLGITVAGYVCEEEDLSGIFVKSIIEGSAAETSGQIQINDRIVAVDGRSLSGVTNHQAVELLRNTDIVVHLTLERFLRGRKYEHLQVALTEIKGSSARSVLDRNQDKDPDQESQLSMPGSPSIATLSWLPPKSLDADSIATEGDEVVDAEDVGVSGAEDECLELPSRDTVESNMSHVLDRSDHSGGGVIRPKISPIAPLTNGRSLNLADDSGNDTDEQCPEPEAEMETETETARAKKVSKPESERGITELEDLDTDPGQMPTPTNEAPVKVASPTAASLRVAWKSLGISLEGTVDVECGIEKRPHHYIRSILADGPVGRQGILRPGDELLQVNEHKLQGLRHTDVVKILKELPARVKLVCARGTRVPSVINTSQNPEAFETRSLLPGGHQSLQNLLSKAQSESSLYTSSTATLTDAGAAGGGAGGSGGNGAAGGARSKSLENVSGLALWSCEVTAVDIEKTEQGFGFSILDYQDPLDSEGSVIVIRGLIRGGAAEATNEIYPGDRLMSVGDRLLQGLELDEAVSILKAMPPGLTRLGICRPLSASDSNSNSNIASPLGDSAST from the exons ATGGTTCTCAGCACCGAATGGTCGCAGGTCGAGGTTATCGATCTGATCAACGATGGCAACGGCCTGGGCTTCATCCTCGTCGGCGGGCGCAGCACCGGGGTGGTGATCAAGGCCCTCACAccggggggcgtggccgagCGGGACGGGCGCCTGCAGCTGGGCGACCACCTGCTGCAGATCGGCGAGGTCACGCTGCGGGGCTACAGCTCGGAGCAGGTGGCCACAGTTCTTCGTCAGACCGGAGCTCAGGTGCGTCTGATAGTGGCGCGGCCGGTGGAGCCGACGGCCATCGATTACCAAACGCTGGCCTGTCAGGCGCCGATTATACCAACTAAGCTCCTCTCCGACCCGGAAGAACTGTCGCGTCATCTCTTCCAGAATCCGAGTTTTGccactgccgccgccgccgcagcagccgctGCAGCAGCGGCTGCAGCAGCGGGCTCCAGCGGAGGCGCCGGCTTGGATGTGGCCAGCCTGGTGGGTCTGGTGCGCGGCGGTCCCGCGGAGGGCTCCGAACTGTCCGCCGTGGAACCGGCTCAGTTGCAGATCAGCGAGCTGGGCGACCTGGCCGACTTTCCACTGCCTCCGATTCCGGGCGGCAATCCGCTGCTCACGGAATCCAATGCTGGCCAGCGACCTTGTCCGCGCCTGGATCTGGACATAGTGCCCTTCTCGATACTATCGCCCCCGCCACGCCCCGCCCTGCAGCTGCTGCCCCTGGAGACCCAATGGCGGTCCGTTCAGGATCAGAACCAGCACATTGAGACTGTGATAGCCGACAGCAAGCGCAAGAAGCTGTTGGCCAATGAGGATGGCGGCTCCGCTTCCGCATCCGGTTCCGTTTCCGGCTCGGGTTCCGGTTCCCCCGAAGACTCGTACATGGACTCGCCGGAAACGGAAACCTACGTGGTGGAGCTTCACAAAAACGTCTACGGCCTGGGCATAACCGTGGCCGGCTATGTCTGCGAAGAGGAGGATCTCTCGGGCATTTTCGTGAAGAGCATCATCGAAGGCAGCGCCGCGGAGACAAGTGGCCAGATCCAGATCAACGATCGCATTGTGGCCGTGGACGGCAGGTCTCTGTCCGGGGTGACCAATCACCAGGCGGTGGAGCTGCTGCGCAACACCGACATCGTGGTTCATCTGACTCTGGAGCGGTTCCTGAGAGGCCGGAAGTATGAGCATTTGCAAGTGGCCCTAACGGAAATCAAAGGCAGCAGCGCGCGCTCCGTCCTGGACAGAAATCAGGACAAGGATCCGGACCAGGAGTCGCAGCTATCCATGCCCGGGTCACCCTCGATAGCCACGCTGAGCTGGCTGCCGCCCAAATCTCTGGATGCCGACTCAATAGCCACCGAAGGCGACGAGGTCGTGGATGCGGAGGATGTGGGCGTTTCGGGGGCGGAGGATGAGTGCCTCGAACTGCCATCTCGGGACACCGTGGAGTCGAACATGTCGCACGTGCTGGACCGCAGTGATCACAGTGGCGGCGGAGTGATAAGGCCCAAGATCAGTCCCATAGCTCCGCTGACCAATGGCCGCAGCTTAAACCTGGCCGATGACAGTGGCAATGACACCGATGAGCAGTGTCCAGAGCCGGAAGCGGAAatggaaacggaaacggaaacggcaAGGGCCAAAAAGGTATCGAAGCCGGAGTCGGAGCGGGGTATCACAGAGCTTGAGGATCTGGACACCGATCCCGGCCAGATGCCAACGCCCACGAACGAGGCGCCTGTGAAAGTGGCCAGCCCGACCGCCGCCTCGCTGCGCGTGGCCTGGAAAA GTCTAGGGATCAGCCTGGAAGGCACCGTGGACGTGGAGTGCGGCATTGAGAAGCGTCCGCACCACTATATCCGCTCCATACTGGCCGACGGGCCGGTGGGGCGCCAGGGCATCCTGCGGCCGGGAGACGAGCTCCTCCAGGTGAACGAACACAAGCTCCAGGGCTTGCGGCACACCGATGTTGTCAAGATCCTCAAGGAGCTGCCCGCCAGGGTTAAGTTGGTCTGCGCCCGCGGCACTCGCGTTCCGTCGGTGATAAATACCTCGCAAAACCCGGAGGCCTTTGAAACGCGCAGCCTTTTGCCCGGTGGCCACCAGAGTCTCCAGAACCTGCTGAGCAAGGCCCAATCGGAGAGCTCTCTCTACACGTCCAGCACGGCGACTCTAACGGATGCAGGCGCAGCTGGCGGCGGAGCAGGAGGATCGGGGGGGAATGGAGCAGCTGGAGGAGCTCGCTCCAAGTCCCTGGAAAACGTTTCCGGGCTGGCGCTGTGGAGCTGCGAAGTGACCGCCGTGGATATCGAGAAAACGGAGCAGGGATTCGGGTTCTCCATCCTGGACTACCAGGACCCACTGGACTCGGAAGGCAGTGTGATCGTGATTCGCGGCCTGATACGCGGTGGTGCTGCAGAGGCAACCAATGAGATCTACCCGGGCGATCGCCTGATGAGCGTCGGCGACCGCCTGCTCCAGGGGCTCGAGCTGGACGAGGCGGTGTCCATCCTGAAGGCCATGCCGCCGGGACTCACCCGCCTGGGCATCTGCCGACCCCTCTCCGCCTCggacagcaacagcaacagcaatataGCCTCGCCGCTCGGCGATTCGGCCAGCACATAG